The DNA segment ATCTTGCGGGCGGTGTCGTCGGACACGTTCTTGTGCTGGGACACCGAGCGTCCGAGGAAGACTTCCTCTTCCTCTTCGGCATAGGTGATCGGCCCGAGTTCCTCGGACAGGCCCCACTTGGTCACCATGTTGCGCGCCATCTTGGTCGCGCGCTCGATGTCGTTGGACGCACCGGTGGTGACCTTGTCGGCGCCGAAGATCAATTCCTCGGCGACACGCCCGCCATACAGCGTGCACAGGCGGCTCTCGATGCCAGTGCGGTTGATGCTGTACTTGTCGCCTTCCGGCAGGTACACGGTCACGCCCAGCGCGCGATCGCGCGGGATGATGGTCACCTTGTAGACCGGGTCATGCTCGGGGACCAGTCGGCCGACGATGGCGTGGCCGGACTCGTGATAAGCCGTATTGCGCTTCTCTTCCTCGCTCATGGCCATCGAGCGACGCTCGGTGCCCATGATGATCTTGTCGCGGGCGCGATCCAGGTGGTCCATCCGGACCTCTTTGGCGTTCTCGCGGGCAGCGAACAGCGCAGCCTCGTTGCAGAGGTTGGCGAGGTCGGCGCCACTGAAACCGGGCGTACCGCGCGCGATCACCATCGGCTCGACGTCGTCGGCCAGCGGCAACTTGCGCATGTGAACGCGCAGGATCTGCTCGCGACCCCTCACGTCCGGCAGGCCCACGGTGACCTGGCGATCGAAGCGGCCCGGACGCAGCAGCGCCGGGTCGAGCACGTCGGGGCGGTTGGTCGCGGCGATCACGATGACGCCTTCGCCACCCTCGAACCCGTCCATCTCGACCAGCAACTGGTTCAGGGTCTGCTCGCGCTCGTCATGACCACCACCCAGGCCGGCGCCGCGATGGCGGCCGACGGCGTCGATTTCGTCGATGAAGATGATGCACGGCGCATGCTTCTTGGCCTGCTCGAACATATCGCGCACGCGGCTGGCGCCGACGCCGACGAACATCTCGACGAAGTCCGAACCGGAGATGCTGAAGAACGGGACCTTGGCTTCGCCTGCAATGGCCTTGGCCAGCAGCGTCTTGCCGGTGCCGGGCTGACCGACCATCAGCACGCCGCGCGGGATCTTGCCGCCCAGCTTCTGGAACTTGCCCGGGTCGCGCAGGAACTCGACCAGTTCGCCAACTTCCTCCTTCGCCTCGTCGCAGCCGGCGACGTCGGCGAAGGTGACCTTCACCTGATCCTCGCCCTGCAGCTTGGCGCGCGACTTGCCGAAGGACATCGCGCCCTTCGCACCGCCGCCACCGCCCTGCATCTGGCGCATGATGAATATCCAGAACCCGATGATCAGCAGTACGGGCAGGAAGTTGAACAGGATCGCGACCAGCGAGATGCCGCTTTCAGGCTGCTCGCGGTCGATGGTGACGTTCTTGTCCAGCAGCGTATCGACGAGCTTGTCGTCCTGCGGACCATAGACGGTACCGGTGGTGCTGTCCTTGCGCTTGAAGGCGATCGCGTTCGTCGCGAGGTTGCTTTCGTTGGTGAATTTCACCGACGACACGCGCCCGGATTCCACTTCCTGGAGGAACTCGGAATAGGTGATCGGGCCGCCGGGCGTGCTGGCGCCGCCCTTCGGCGAAAAGCTCTGGAAGACCACCATCAGCACGACGGCGACGACTACCCACAGCAGGAGGTTCTTGGTCAGGTCGTTCATCCTCATCGGCTCCGCTGTTCCTCTTTCCTGTTGCGCACGTTACGTCACCTTACTTGATCTGGGCCCGCTTGCCCTGTCCCAGGGCGTACACCTCGGGAGAGCGCTTGCGGGAGGCATCCGGCTTGCGGATCGCCACCTTGTCATAGCGGCGGCGAAGCTCACGGATGTAGTCGTCGGAACCGGCGCCCTGGAACAGCTTGATCAGGAACGCCCCGCCCGTCTTCAGATGGGCGTCGGCGAACTCCATCGCAAGTTCGGCCAGATGCATCATCCGCGGCTGGTCGACCGCATCCACACCACTCTTATTGGGGGCCATATCCGACAGCACAAGGTCCACCGACGCGCCGTCCAGCATGGCTTCCAGTTGGGATAGAACGCTGTCCTCCCTGAAATCCCCATGAAGGAAGTCCACCCCGGCCAAGGGGGGCATATCCAGGATGTCCATGGCCACCACGCGGCCGCTGTCGCCCATCGCCTGGCGGACGAACTGCGACCACCCCCCGGGGGCGGCGCCCAGGTCGACCACCACCATACCCGGCTTGAGCAGGCGGTCGCGTTCCAGGAGTTCCTCCAGCTTGTAGGCCGCACGCGAGCGCAGACCCTCGGCCTGGGCCTTCTTCACGTAGGGGTCGGAGAAGTGTTCCTTCAGCCAGCGCTGGCTGCTCTTGCTGCGGGTAGCCATGGGCGGCGAGGTCTCCGGGCACGCTGCGACGGGAGCCGCCGGAGCCGTTCTGGGGGGCCGCCATGATACCCTGATCCCCCTTTTCGACCCGTACCGTGCCGCATGCCTGTAGCCCTGACCGCCGCCCAGACCCGTTTCCTGCGCGGCCAGGCCCATGACCTCAAGGCCCTGCTGCAGATCGGCAACAAGGGCGTCACCCCCGCCTTCATAGCGGAGCTGGATGGCGTGCTGGAGCAGCACGAGTTGGTCAAGGTGAAGGTGGCAGGCGAGGACCGCGAAGCCCGCGACGCCATGATCAGCGACCTGGCCGACAGGACCGACGCGGCTCTGGTACAGCGGATCGGCCACACCGCCGTGCTGTACCGCCCAAGCAAGGAACGCCGGCACATCGTGCTGCCGCGCGGTTGATCCAACGGCGCAGGCCCCCGCCATGCAGCTGAGCCACGAACTGCCCGACTACGCCTTCACTCTGCGGTCCGCCGACGGGCAGCACGCCCGGGTGAACGACCGCATGCTGGTCGCCAGCTTCATCCTGTCGCCCCAGCAACTGACCGAACACTGGTCCGCCAGCGACAGCAGCGCGCTCACGCCCGAAGATCTGGCACCCCTGCTCGCGCTGCAGCCTGAAGTGATCCTGCTCGGCACCGGCGACCGCCAGGTCTTCCCGCCCGCGGCCGTGATGGCGGCCTGTCTGCGTCAGGGCGTGGGGCTGGAAGTGATGACGAACGCCGCCGCCGCGCGCACCTTCAACGTGCTGGCCGGCGAGTCGCGGCGCGTGGTCGCCGGTTTCCTCTTGGCGCCCCGCTGATCCTGCCGCGACGATGCGTCGCGTCCTCCTGCTTTTGCTGATCTGCCTGCCGATCCCGGCGTGCATCGCCCCGGGACCCGACGAGGCCGCGCGCTACGCCACGTGGAAAGCCACGCACCACGCCGCCGGCTTGGCCGATTACGAGCGCGTGTTGAGAAAAGGCCACGTGGCGGATGTCGTACCGATGCAGGCGCTGCTGCGTTCGAGCCGCCGCTGGCGCGCCTGCGACGCGGAAGAATTCCTGCTGCCGCCACCGGACCGCGCCGCGGCGATCATCCCCACGTTGCGCGTGGTGCAACGGCTCCAGGCGTCGGGTTGGCTGGAGGGCCAAGGCATCCGTTCGGGCTATCGTTCGACGGCGCTGAATGCGTGCTCCGGCGGCAGCTCGCGCAGCCGGCACCTGCACAACACCGCACTGGATTTCGATCTGGCCAGCGATGCGCATGTGGAAGACCTGTGCCGTTTCTGGCGCGAGCAAGGCCCCGCATTGGCGATGGGTTTGGGCTTCTACACCCCGACGAAGATCCACATCGACACATCCGGCCACCGTACATGGGGCAAGGACTATCGGCGCGGAACGTCGCTCTGCATCACCCGCACCCAGACGCCGTAATGATCTGAGGGCCACGCGTCAGCGTCGTCGGCCTGGTCGAGGATGACCCGCGCATCCACGACGCGGAATGCATCGCGCTGGACGAAGACATGGTCGATGCGTTCGGGCGGATGCCCCAAGTGGGTGTTCAGCGTGGTGTGTGCAGGCGTGTTGGTGTCCTGGTGCGCATGTGCGCCTGCATACGTCTCGACGAACGTCGCCTTCAACGCGGTCAGTTCCGGCGTGTCGGAACGCGTGTTGAAATCGCCGCCAAGCACGGAGGGCACATCGCCCGCAGTCGCTTCGATCAGTTCCAGCACGCCTGCGACCTGCTCGGCGCGAATCGCGCCGCCTTGCGGCGTATGGTGCAAGTGGGTGACATAGAGGTTCAACGGCCGGCCCTGCACCGTAGCGCGGACCCAGCCCGCATTACGGTAGTCGTCCAACGGGGCCAGCTTCACTTCGCGGGATGCCTCGATCTTTCCCCTGACCAGGATCGCGTTGCCATAGCGCCGCGCCTGCGAAGGCGCATCAACGGAGAAGAACCGGTAGTCGTAGCCCAGTCGCGACGCCAGGACCTGCGCCTGGTTGGGTAGTGCGACGTCCTGCAGCACTTCCTGCAACACGATCACGTCGGGTGCGAGGGTGCGCAGTTCGGCCACGATCATGTCCTGCCGATGCGGCCAGTCCTGCTTGTCGTGCCAGAGATTCAACGTGACCACGTCGAGCGGCCTGTCCGCCCCGTTTTCGCGATGCGTTGTCGACGCACACCCTGCCAGCACGAGCGCTGACGCCAGCAGCAGCGCCGCCATGAAGCGCACGCTCCGCGCCGAACCAGGCATCAGCGCGCCGGCAGGTACTGCAGCGGATCGACCGGCTTGCCGTTGTGGCGGATCTCGAAGTGCAGCATCTCGCGCGACGCGCCGCTGCTGCCCATCTCGGCGATCTGCTGGCCAGCCTTCACGCTCTGCCCTTCATTGACCAACCGCTTGCGGTTATGGCCGTAGGCGGACAACCACTGCTCGTTGTGCTTGACGATGATGAGCTCGCCATAGCCGACCAGACCGGCGCCGGAATACACCACCACGCCATCGGCGGCGGCGCGTACCGCCTGGCCGTTGCTCCCTGCGATGTCGACGCCCTGCTTGGTGGCATCGCCGTTGACGAACCGGCCGATGAGATGGCCGTCGGCCGGCCAGCGCCAGGCGAACCCGCTGTTCGCAGGTGCCGGTGTCGCGGCGGGGCGCGTGATCGGTGCCGGCGGCGGCGTGGGTCGCGTCGTCGTGCCGGTCGCGGGCCGTGTCGGCGTGGTGGTGGTCGCCACAGGGCGGCTACCGGAAGCCGGATAGAGCTTGAGCGACTGGCCGGGGTAGATCGTGTACGGCGGCGCGATGCCGTTCCAGGCCGCGAGGTCCTTCACGTCCACGCCGTTGCGGAACGCGATGCCGTACAGCGTGTCGCCGCGCTGCACGCGCACGGTGGCGCCCGGCTTGGCCTGCGAAGGTTTGCGGGTGGACGACGACGAGGTGGGTTCGCGCACCACCGTGGTGGAGCACGCCGCGAGCGTCGCGATGGCGAGACCGATCAGGAGGGCGCGCACCATGCGGGTGCCGGAGTGGTGCGTCGTAGTCATGCGTTCTCGTCGTTTCCTCACGGGGCGCGGCGTCAGCCGGTCAGGCGCTGGAACAGTTCGCGTACCGCCACACCACCACCGCCGATCAGCACGCTGAAGTAGACGATCGTCCCGATGTTCGCCAGATGCCCCAGCAGGATCGCACCACCATCGCGCTGGATGAAACCGATCGCATACAGCAGCAGGGCCAAGGCTGGCAGGGTATTGCTGAACGGGACGAATCCGAAAGGCGCCATCAGCAGCAGAGCCGCGAGGATGAAGGCCAGGTTGTTGAACACCCCCTGCCCCGTCCCGTCAACAAAGAAGCGCAGCCGGTGCGGGCGGCTGATCTTCTCCATGCGGCGCACCCAGACCAGTCCTGCCGTGAGGCCCGGGCGCAAACGATCCGCGGGCAGCGCCTTGTGCTTCACCCGCGCCGGCAACCAAAGCGGCCGATTGAACAGGCGGCTGATGCCGACCAGCAGGATGGCGGCGCCGAACACCGTGCTCACGCCGGGAATCGATACCGGGATCAGGAATACCAGCGTGAGCAGGATCGTAAGCAACAGCAGGCCTTCATCGCTGAAGACGTCCAGCAGCTCGCCCAGGCTCAGGGTGTCCGGTGGCAGGCGCTCGATGATGTCCGCGAGTTGCTGGCCCAGCGACGCAGCCGGATCGACGTTTCCCGTATGTGGTGTGCCGGTCATGCGATCAGTCCAGCGTGCCCGACAGCAGTGGGACGAACACGACCGGTGCCAGCGTGGTCTCTTCGATGCTGCCATCTTCGCGCTTCACCAGCCGCACCAGCGACTGCGAACCACTCCCGCCGACCGGCGCGACCAGTTGCCCGCCCACGGCGAGTTGCTCGATCAGCACCGGCACCAGCGCCGGCGCGGCGGCGGTCACGATGATGCCGTCGTAGGGGCCATGTTCGGCCCAGCCGACGCGTCCATCGTCGTGCTTGCTGCGCACGTTCATGCCCAGCTGACGCAGCCGCTTGCGTGCCTGCCGCAGCAGGTCGCCGATGCGTTCGACGGTGTAGACCTCAAGCCCCAGGATCGCCAGCACCGCCGCCTGGTAACCGGAACCGGTGCCGATCTCGAGCACCTTCTTCGGTGCGTTCTGGAGCAGCACTTCGGTCATGCGCGCCACCACCCACGGCTGTGAGATCGTCTGGCTGTGGCCGATCGGCAACGCGGTGTCTTCATACGCGCGCGTCGCCAGCGCCTCATCCACGAACAGGTGGCGCGGCAGCGTGCGGACCGCATTGAGCACGCGTTCGTCGGTGATCCCGGATTCGCGCAGGCGTTCGACCAGGCGGTCGCGCACGCGCTGCGAGGTCATGCCCATGCCCACCGCTTCGGGTTGCAGGCGCAACCGCGGCGTCATTCAGCTGTCTCCAGGGCGGCCGTCAAACCTCCCACCCAACCGGCGACTTTCTCCAGCGCCTGGTAGCGGGTCAGGTCGACGTGGATCGGCGTGATCGAGATATGGCCCGTGCGGACGGCGTGAAAATCCGTACCCGGACCGGCATCCTGCTCACGCCCTGCCGGACCGATCCAATACACCGTGTGGCCACGCGGATCGGGCTGCGGGACGCAAGGCTCGGACCGGTGGCGGTTGCCCAGCCGCGTGACCTCGAAACCGCGTACGTCGGCCCATGCCAGGTCCGGCACGTTGACGTTGAGGATGGTGTCGGCGGGCAACGGGTCGGACTTCAGGCGCGCCACGATTTCCACGGCAGCGCGCGCGGCGGTCTCGTAGTGCTTCGCGTCGTGGTTCTTGGTCGCCAGCGACATCGCCACCGCCGGCAGGCCCAGGAAGCGCCCTTCCATTGCGGCCGACACGGTGCCGGAATAGATCACGTCATCGCCCAGGTTCGCGGTGTTGTTGATGCCCGACACCACGATGTCCGGCTCGAACTCCAGCATCCCGGTCAATGCCAGGTGCACGCAGTCGGTCGGCGTGCCGGCGATGCTGCAGGTGTAGTGATCGATGCGCTTGAGCCGGATCGGCAGATCGAGCGTCAGCGAGTTGCTGGCACCGGAGCGGTCGCGGTCGGGTGCGACCACGTACACTTCGTGGCCCGCGCTCCGCAGGCCCTCTGCCAGGATTCGGATGCCGGGGGCGTCGACGCCGTCGTCGTTGCTGACCAGTACGCGCATGGGTTTCCTCGGGGACGGCCCCATGATACCGGAACAGCGCCTACGCTTCCCGCTTGTGCAACAACTGGTCGCGATCCAGCGATGCCGCTACGCTGGTGACATGGTCAAGCCCTCGATCCCGGATGACGATGACGCTGCGCTGTTCCGCGACGCGATAGGTGACGTCCGGCGCCTGGAAGACACCCCGCTACCGCCTCGCAAGGCACCGCCGAAGCCCCGCGCCCGCATGGCCGAGCGCGACGAGCTGGACGCGCGCAGCGAGTTCCAGCGCGGCATGGAAACACTCGAACTCCACGCGGCAGGCGATGTGCTCAGCCATCGGCGCGAGGTGGTGCCGCCGCGGGTGTTCCAGCGTCTGCGGCGCGGCCAGTTCTCAGCCCAGGATGAGTTGGATCTGCATGGTGCGACGGCATTGCAGGCCGAGGGACTGTTGAGGCACTTCCTGGCCGACGCCCAGCAGCACGATCATGGTTGCGTGCGCATCATCCACGGCAAGGGGGCACGTTCGGACGCGAGTGCGCCGGTTCTGAAGAACGTTGTCGATCGCATCCTGCGCCAGCGCGCGGACGTGCTGGCCTTCCATTCGGCGCCGCCCGCGCAGGGCGGCACCGGAGCGGTGCTCGTGTTGCTGGCCCGCCACCGATAGCGGCGACGGACACGCGGGCCTCAATTGGTCGAAGCGATCGGCTTTACCACGGTCCGCTTCGGAGGATTGACCCAGAACACGCGCGTACCGCGCTGTTTGGCGACATTGTCGACATAGGTCACGTAGACCTTGTCCACTTCGGTATCACGCTGCATCAACGGCTTGTCGTGCATCGCGCTCTGGGTGCTGGCGCAGCCCGTGGACAGCGCGGCGAGGACCAGTGCACAGCAGAGAAGGCTGAGACGTTTCATGGCGACCTCCAGTCGGTTCGAGTGATCGGACAACCACCAACACCAGAGGACGCGATGCTCAAGAAGTCCCCTAGCTCACCTTCGGCTTATACGCTTGCCGCAATGGGCTTCCAGTCCCGTCAGTGGCTTTCCGACGAACGGTCAGCGAGGCTCCTCTCGACTTCACTCACTTGGCCCAGTTCGTGCAGCACGGCCGTGGCGTAGCTGCCAGGCGGCAGCGCGAACTCGACGTGCAGCGTGGATGCATCTTGCCAATGCCATGCCAAACCCTCGAGCTTGAGGCGCAGCGCGCGACGCTCCTGACGAAGTCCCTCCTGCTCAAGTCCGGCCCGCAGCGCGAGCGCGTCCTCGGCTTGCAACGCCGCGTCCTCGCATGCCCGCGCCGTCGCCTGCGCACGCGATTCGCCCGTGCCCCACAACGGCCCCGTGGGGTGGATGTCGAAATCGGCGAGGCGCTGTGCCAGCAGTTCGCTCCACGGCTCCGGTCCGAACACGCTGCGGCTGCCGGCGAGCATCCATACCTCGCCTTCTAGGCCGCGATTCCAGCTCCCATCTGCCAGCCGGGCGGCGAGCACGCGATTGAACAGTTCCGAGCGCGCGGCGGACAAGAGGATCGATCGCTGGTCACGACGCACGCGGCGGCCGGCGAACATCGTCAACGCAGCGGCGACGTTGCCACCATCGCGACCGAACCGCTGCTCGCCGAACCAGTTGGGCAGCCCGTGGGACCCGATGTCACCGAACCGCGCATCGATCGCATCACGGTCGCCTTCGACGTCGCGTAGCACCAGCACGAAGCGGTTGCCGGCCAGCGCACCCCGCGGCAGCTTCCGCGAATGCCAGGTTGCGTCGATGACCTTGAGATCGTCTGCCGCCAGATCCGCCAGCTCAGGCGCGACCTTGCGCGGAAGGTGCACGCTGAAACGCTGGCGCGTGACGGCGTGACGATCCTTCAGACCGGCATAA comes from the Pseudoxanthomonas sp. YR558 genome and includes:
- the ftsH gene encoding ATP-dependent zinc metalloprotease FtsH; the protein is MNDLTKNLLLWVVVAVVLMVVFQSFSPKGGASTPGGPITYSEFLQEVESGRVSSVKFTNESNLATNAIAFKRKDSTTGTVYGPQDDKLVDTLLDKNVTIDREQPESGISLVAILFNFLPVLLIIGFWIFIMRQMQGGGGGAKGAMSFGKSRAKLQGEDQVKVTFADVAGCDEAKEEVGELVEFLRDPGKFQKLGGKIPRGVLMVGQPGTGKTLLAKAIAGEAKVPFFSISGSDFVEMFVGVGASRVRDMFEQAKKHAPCIIFIDEIDAVGRHRGAGLGGGHDEREQTLNQLLVEMDGFEGGEGVIVIAATNRPDVLDPALLRPGRFDRQVTVGLPDVRGREQILRVHMRKLPLADDVEPMVIARGTPGFSGADLANLCNEAALFAARENAKEVRMDHLDRARDKIIMGTERRSMAMSEEEKRNTAYHESGHAIVGRLVPEHDPVYKVTIIPRDRALGVTVYLPEGDKYSINRTGIESRLCTLYGGRVAEELIFGADKVTTGASNDIERATKMARNMVTKWGLSEELGPITYAEEEEEVFLGRSVSQHKNVSDDTARKIDEVVRNILDKAYARTTKILTDNIDKLHTMADALMQYETIDAPQIDAIMEGREVPPPLGWNKADKDDKPESRPLPPLGGPAAQT
- the rlmE gene encoding 23S rRNA (uridine(2552)-2'-O)-methyltransferase RlmE, coding for MATRSKSSQRWLKEHFSDPYVKKAQAEGLRSRAAYKLEELLERDRLLKPGMVVVDLGAAPGGWSQFVRQAMGDSGRVVAMDILDMPPLAGVDFLHGDFREDSVLSQLEAMLDGASVDLVLSDMAPNKSGVDAVDQPRMMHLAELAMEFADAHLKTGGAFLIKLFQGAGSDDYIRELRRRYDKVAIRKPDASRKRSPEVYALGQGKRAQIK
- the yhbY gene encoding ribosome assembly RNA-binding protein YhbY, whose amino-acid sequence is MPVALTAAQTRFLRGQAHDLKALLQIGNKGVTPAFIAELDGVLEQHELVKVKVAGEDREARDAMISDLADRTDAALVQRIGHTAVLYRPSKERRHIVLPRG
- a CDS encoding Mth938-like domain-containing protein; the protein is MQLSHELPDYAFTLRSADGQHARVNDRMLVASFILSPQQLTEHWSASDSSALTPEDLAPLLALQPEVILLGTGDRQVFPPAAVMAACLRQGVGLEVMTNAAAARTFNVLAGESRRVVAGFLLAPR
- a CDS encoding D-Ala-D-Ala carboxypeptidase family metallohydrolase, translating into MRRVLLLLLICLPIPACIAPGPDEAARYATWKATHHAAGLADYERVLRKGHVADVVPMQALLRSSRRWRACDAEEFLLPPPDRAAAIIPTLRVVQRLQASGWLEGQGIRSGYRSTALNACSGGSSRSRHLHNTALDFDLASDAHVEDLCRFWREQGPALAMGLGFYTPTKIHIDTSGHRTWGKDYRRGTSLCITRTQTP
- a CDS encoding endonuclease/exonuclease/phosphatase family protein — protein: MPGSARSVRFMAALLLASALVLAGCASTTHRENGADRPLDVVTLNLWHDKQDWPHRQDMIVAELRTLAPDVIVLQEVLQDVALPNQAQVLASRLGYDYRFFSVDAPSQARRYGNAILVRGKIEASREVKLAPLDDYRNAGWVRATVQGRPLNLYVTHLHHTPQGGAIRAEQVAGVLELIEATAGDVPSVLGGDFNTRSDTPELTALKATFVETYAGAHAHQDTNTPAHTTLNTHLGHPPERIDHVFVQRDAFRVVDARVILDQADDADAWPSDHYGVWVRVMQSDVPRR
- a CDS encoding peptidoglycan DD-metalloendopeptidase family protein, with product MTTTHHSGTRMVRALLIGLAIATLAACSTTVVREPTSSSSTRKPSQAKPGATVRVQRGDTLYGIAFRNGVDVKDLAAWNGIAPPYTIYPGQSLKLYPASGSRPVATTTTPTRPATGTTTRPTPPPAPITRPAATPAPANSGFAWRWPADGHLIGRFVNGDATKQGVDIAGSNGQAVRAAADGVVVYSGAGLVGYGELIIVKHNEQWLSAYGHNRKRLVNEGQSVKAGQQIAEMGSSGASREMLHFEIRHNGKPVDPLQYLPAR
- a CDS encoding exopolysaccharide biosynthesis protein; this translates as MTGTPHTGNVDPAASLGQQLADIIERLPPDTLSLGELLDVFSDEGLLLLTILLTLVFLIPVSIPGVSTVFGAAILLVGISRLFNRPLWLPARVKHKALPADRLRPGLTAGLVWVRRMEKISRPHRLRFFVDGTGQGVFNNLAFILAALLLMAPFGFVPFSNTLPALALLLYAIGFIQRDGGAILLGHLANIGTIVYFSVLIGGGGVAVRELFQRLTG
- a CDS encoding protein-L-isoaspartate(D-aspartate) O-methyltransferase, translated to MTPRLRLQPEAVGMGMTSQRVRDRLVERLRESGITDERVLNAVRTLPRHLFVDEALATRAYEDTALPIGHSQTISQPWVVARMTEVLLQNAPKKVLEIGTGSGYQAAVLAILGLEVYTVERIGDLLRQARKRLRQLGMNVRSKHDDGRVGWAEHGPYDGIIVTAAAPALVPVLIEQLAVGGQLVAPVGGSGSQSLVRLVKREDGSIEETTLAPVVFVPLLSGTLD
- the surE gene encoding 5'/3'-nucleotidase SurE, which translates into the protein MRVLVSNDDGVDAPGIRILAEGLRSAGHEVYVVAPDRDRSGASNSLTLDLPIRLKRIDHYTCSIAGTPTDCVHLALTGMLEFEPDIVVSGINNTANLGDDVIYSGTVSAAMEGRFLGLPAVAMSLATKNHDAKHYETAARAAVEIVARLKSDPLPADTILNVNVPDLAWADVRGFEVTRLGNRHRSEPCVPQPDPRGHTVYWIGPAGREQDAGPGTDFHAVRTGHISITPIHVDLTRYQALEKVAGWVGGLTAALETAE
- a CDS encoding Smr/MutS family protein, with protein sequence MVKPSIPDDDDAALFRDAIGDVRRLEDTPLPPRKAPPKPRARMAERDELDARSEFQRGMETLELHAAGDVLSHRREVVPPRVFQRLRRGQFSAQDELDLHGATALQAEGLLRHFLADAQQHDHGCVRIIHGKGARSDASAPVLKNVVDRILRQRADVLAFHSAPPAQGGTGAVLVLLARHR
- the truD gene encoding tRNA pseudouridine(13) synthase TruD is translated as MSEGLSRAFGAPVLKARFRSTPEDFFVEELPGFEPSGEGEHLLLTVEKRGMNTAFAAKRIAAWAGIAEMGVGYAGLKDRHAVTRQRFSVHLPRKVAPELADLAADDLKVIDATWHSRKLPRGALAGNRFVLVLRDVEGDRDAIDARFGDIGSHGLPNWFGEQRFGRDGGNVAAALTMFAGRRVRRDQRSILLSAARSELFNRVLAARLADGSWNRGLEGEVWMLAGSRSVFGPEPWSELLAQRLADFDIHPTGPLWGTGESRAQATARACEDAALQAEDALALRAGLEQEGLRQERRALRLKLEGLAWHWQDASTLHVEFALPPGSYATAVLHELGQVSEVERSLADRSSESH